One window from the genome of Magnolia sinica isolate HGM2019 chromosome 4, MsV1, whole genome shotgun sequence encodes:
- the LOC131244286 gene encoding protein PSK SIMULATOR 1-like — MVATRLWLSELHLFFRSESARKKRSASSDSKQPTLGILAFETARTMAQLISLYNSLSPAQIQTLRNVVFQSEGIQYLNSSDEFHLIYLAFTEKIEELDRAAAAVSRLGVKCQRQDLRGFDHTYTDLKIGAVDLPGLSFTAKEIGRKIAQMEKHVLATADLYSGLESLSEMEASERKLQHWKSFSGPIPAQKVDTEMFEEKMTWQRQHVQRMRNTSLWSQPFDDIVLLMARFVYTVFSRICVVFGPYVSDLPQVVSDGNVVSVAPKQVQFNPFRSGPLERSVAKDVIVTNSGPLYIKPRSGIEMFRNHEDNVGSDRKQRKRLRITEWAEPTTVGGAGLALLYATVVIRAESLLNSAGPIDADARENLYQMLPAELQTAVNVKIRKCLQCDESWSSDKLIVEGWREALGGILGWLAPLAHKMVTWQAERSLEQQRFDSQTTVLLLETLYFSDREKTEAAIAEVLVGLSCILRHQDRRSSTPGKRPGFKGRDC, encoded by the coding sequence ATGGTGGCCACCAGGCTTTGGCTCTCAGAGCTCCATCTCTTCTTCCGCTCCGAATCCGCAAGAAAGAAGCGCTCCGCATCGTCTGATTCCAAGCAGCCTACTCTAGGGATTCTCGCCTTCGAGACCGCACGGACCATGGCCCAACTCATCTCCCTCTACAATTCCCTCTCCCCCGCCCAAATCCAGACCCTCCGTAACGTTGTCTTCCAATCCGAAGGCATCCAATACCTCAATTCATCTGACGAATTCCATCTCATCTATCTCGCCTTCACCGAGAAGATCGAAGAGCTCGATCGAGCTGCGGCTGCCGTCTCCCGGCTCGGTGTCAAGTGCCAGCGCCAGGACCTTCGGGGCTTCGACCATACCTACACCGATCTGAAGATCGGAGCCGTCGATCTGCCCGGATTGTCCTTCACCGCAAAGGAGATCGGACGGAAGATCGCGCAGATGGAGAAGCACGTGTTGGCGACGGCGGATCTGTACTCGGGTTTGGAGTCCTTGTCGGAAATGGAGGCTTCGGAGCGGAAATTGCAGCATTGGAAGAGCTTCAGCGGCCCGATACCAGCACAGAAGGTCGATACAGAGATGTTCGAGGAGAAGATGACGTGGCAGCGCCAGCACGTGCAGCGCATGCGCAACACCTCTCTCTGGAGCCAGCCGTTTGATGACATCGTATTGCTCATGGCCCGGTTCGTCTATACCGTTTTTTCCAGGATTTGTGTCGTTTTCGGTCCTTACGTATCGGATCTCCCGCAAGTTGTTTCGGACGGAAACGTGGTCTCCGTCGCGCCCAAGCAAGTGCAGTTCAACCCGTTCCGTTCAGGCCCTTTGGAAAGATCGGTGGCAAAAGACGTAATTGTGACGAATTCCGGGCCTCTTTACATAAAACCACGTAGCGGGATCGAAATGTTTCGGAATCATGAAGACAATGTCGGATCCGATCGGAAACAGCGAAAGAGGCTGCGGATCACAGAGTGGGCTGAACCGACGACGGTTGGCGGTGCAGGGCTGGCTCTTCTTTATGCCACCGTGGTAATCCGAGCTGAGAGCCTTCTGAATTCTGCGGGGCCGATCGACGCGGATGCGCGGGAGAACTTGTATCAGATGCTGCCAGCAGAGCTGCAGACGGCGGTGAATGTGAAGATCAGGAAATGCTTGCAGTGCGACGAATCATGGTCGTCGGACAAGCTGATCGTGGAGGGATGGAGAGAGGCGCTGGGCGGGATTTTGGGGTGGCTGGCTCCCTTGGCTCACAAAATGGTTACGTGGCAGGCGGAGCGGAGCTTGGAGCAGCAGCGATTTGATTCTCAGACCACCGTTCTGCTACTCGAGACGCTTTATTTCTCCGATCGGGAGAAGACGGAGGCGGCGATCGCAGAGGTGTTGGTTGGATTGAGTTGCATTTTACGGCACCAGGATCGGCGGTCGTCGACGCCGGGCAAACGGCCAGGTTTCAAGGGTCGGGATTGTTGA